In the Jatrophihabitans endophyticus genome, one interval contains:
- a CDS encoding MarR family winged helix-turn-helix transcriptional regulator has product MTDLVAELPSPETGDVADVAELADTVFDLVQAVQRARARWLAAAEHSVERTGLVILRTVRSGGPMRASDIADSLQFDPSTVSRRVAALVRDGLLERRADPEDGRASLLAPTPKADAVLADQRRVRADHFAAMLSGWERDEVVQLTGLMRRFTAAYDDVTTRHATTTAEDDTH; this is encoded by the coding sequence ATGACCGACCTCGTCGCCGAGTTGCCGTCCCCCGAGACCGGCGACGTCGCCGACGTCGCCGAACTCGCCGACACCGTCTTCGACCTCGTCCAGGCCGTCCAACGCGCCCGCGCCCGGTGGCTGGCCGCGGCGGAGCACAGCGTCGAGCGCACCGGACTCGTCATCCTGCGCACCGTGCGTAGCGGCGGCCCGATGCGCGCGAGCGACATCGCCGACTCGCTGCAGTTCGACCCGTCCACCGTGAGCCGCCGGGTCGCCGCGCTGGTCCGCGACGGGCTGCTGGAGCGGCGCGCCGACCCCGAGGACGGCCGGGCGAGCCTGCTCGCGCCGACCCCCAAGGCCGACGCGGTGCTGGCCGACCAGCGGCGCGTCCGCGCCGACCACTTCGCGGCGATGCTGTCGGGCTGGGAGCGCGACGAGGTCGTGCAACTCACCGGGCTGATGCGCCGCTTCACCGCCGCCTACGACGACGTGACGACCCGTCACGCGACCACCACTGCCGAGGACGACACCCACTGA
- a CDS encoding AMP-binding protein → MNPTSYASGVATVPLLGETIDANLRRTVATHADRDAVVDVATGRRLTYAELDEAVDGVARGLLARGLQRGDRVAVWAPNCLEWFLVQFATARVGAILVTVNPAYRTHELDYVLRQAGVTMLVSATSFKTSDYRAMIDEARPGLEQLRDVVLIADDSWDRLLADGAAVSREDVARRSSELAFDDPINIQYTSGTTGFPKGATLSHHSILNNGYFVGEGMGYSHEERICVPVPFYHCFGMTMGNLAATSHGACIVVPAPGFDPAATLRAVQDERCTSLYGVPTMFIAELALPDFASYDLSSLRTGCMAGSPCPVEVMKRVIDEMHMGEVTIAYGMTETSPVSTQTRKDDSLDRRTGTVGRVHPHVEVMVVDPETGLPVPCGEPGELCTRAYSVMLGYWEEPERTAEVLRNGWMHTGDLATMDAEGYVQIVGRIKDMVIRGGENVYPREIEEFLYAHPDVVDAQVIGVPDERYGEELMAWVRLRDGAPELTAAALREFCQGRLAHYKIPRYVRVVDEFPMTVTGKVRKVEMRDVATELLARGQLG, encoded by the coding sequence GTGAACCCCACGTCCTACGCCAGCGGCGTCGCGACCGTCCCGCTGCTCGGCGAGACCATCGACGCGAACCTGCGCCGCACCGTCGCGACCCACGCCGACCGCGACGCCGTCGTCGACGTCGCGACCGGCCGTCGGCTCACCTACGCCGAGCTCGACGAGGCGGTGGACGGCGTCGCGCGCGGCCTGCTCGCCCGCGGTCTGCAGCGCGGTGACCGGGTGGCGGTCTGGGCCCCCAACTGCCTGGAGTGGTTCCTCGTCCAGTTCGCGACCGCCCGGGTCGGGGCCATCCTGGTGACGGTCAACCCGGCGTACCGGACCCACGAACTGGACTACGTGCTCCGGCAGGCCGGCGTCACGATGCTGGTCTCGGCGACGTCGTTCAAGACCAGCGACTACCGGGCCATGATCGACGAGGCCCGTCCTGGTCTCGAACAGCTGCGCGACGTCGTCCTGATCGCCGACGACAGCTGGGACCGGTTGCTCGCCGACGGGGCCGCGGTCTCCCGCGAGGACGTGGCGCGCCGATCGAGCGAGCTGGCCTTCGACGACCCGATCAACATCCAGTACACGTCGGGGACGACGGGGTTCCCGAAGGGCGCCACCCTCAGCCACCACAGCATCCTCAACAACGGCTACTTCGTCGGCGAGGGCATGGGCTACAGCCACGAGGAGCGCATCTGCGTCCCCGTGCCCTTCTATCACTGCTTCGGCATGACGATGGGCAATCTCGCGGCCACGTCGCACGGCGCGTGCATCGTCGTCCCCGCGCCCGGCTTCGACCCCGCCGCGACGCTGCGTGCCGTGCAGGACGAGCGGTGCACCTCGCTCTACGGCGTGCCGACGATGTTCATCGCCGAGCTCGCGCTGCCGGACTTCGCGTCCTACGACCTGTCGAGCCTGCGTACCGGGTGCATGGCCGGCTCGCCCTGCCCGGTCGAGGTCATGAAGCGCGTGATCGACGAGATGCACATGGGCGAGGTCACGATCGCCTACGGGATGACCGAGACGTCCCCGGTCTCCACGCAGACCCGCAAGGACGACTCGCTCGACCGGCGCACCGGCACCGTCGGTCGCGTCCACCCGCACGTCGAGGTGATGGTCGTCGACCCCGAGACCGGCCTGCCGGTGCCGTGCGGCGAACCCGGCGAGCTCTGCACGCGGGCCTACTCGGTGATGCTCGGGTACTGGGAGGAACCGGAGCGGACGGCCGAGGTGCTGCGCAACGGCTGGATGCACACCGGCGACCTCGCGACCATGGACGCCGAGGGTTACGTGCAGATCGTGGGCCGCATCAAGGACATGGTCATCCGCGGCGGCGAGAACGTGTACCCCCGCGAGATCGAGGAGTTCCTCTACGCCCACCCCGACGTCGTCGACGCGCAGGTCATCGGGGTGCCCGACGAGCGGTACGGCGAGGAGCTGATGGCGTGGGTCAGGCTGCGCGACGGGGCTCCCGAGCTCACGGCGGCCGCCCTGCGCGAGTTCTGCCAGGGCAGGCTGGCCCACTACAAGATCCCGCGCTACGTGCGCGTGGTCGACGAGTTCCCGATGACGGTCACCGGCAAGGTCCGCAAGGTCGAGATGCGCGACGTCGCCACCGAGCTCCTCGCGCGGGGCCAGCTCGGCTGA
- a CDS encoding BldC family transcriptional regulator has translation MTTVRVRPETEALLTPSEVATLFRVDPKTVTRWAKAGKLTSIRTLGGHRRYRESEVRSLLDGNTAAVDA, from the coding sequence ATGACGACGGTTCGCGTTCGTCCCGAGACCGAGGCCCTCCTCACCCCGTCCGAGGTTGCGACGCTGTTCCGCGTCGACCCGAAGACCGTGACCCGCTGGGCCAAGGCCGGCAAGCTCACCTCGATCCGCACGCTGGGCGGCCACCGCCGCTACCGCGAGTCCGAGGTCCGCTCGCTGCTGGACGGCAACACCGCCGCCGTCGACGCCTGA
- a CDS encoding DUF3073 domain-containing protein: MGRGRAKAKQQKVARELKYNTHFTDLDALQRELGTSSPGGDHTARDADVDDDDYDEWTGTDR, from the coding sequence ATGGGGCGCGGCCGTGCCAAGGCCAAACAGCAAAAAGTGGCCCGAGAGCTGAAGTACAACACCCATTTCACCGATCTCGACGCCCTTCAGCGCGAGCTCGGGACTTCCTCCCCTGGTGGCGATCACACCGCGCGGGACGCCGACGTCGATGACGACGACTACGACGAATGGACCGGCACCGACCGGTGA
- the purM gene encoding phosphoribosylformylglycinamidine cyclo-ligase, which produces MSNAYAGAGVDVEAGERAVELMKASVARTDRPETRGGLGGFAGLFALDLTRHPKPVLASSTDGVGTKLVIAQAMDRHDTIGIDLVAMVVDDLVVVGAEPLLLTDYIATGKVVPEKIAAIVSGIAEGCVQAGCALVGGETAEHPGVMGADEYDISGTGVGVVDADAVLGSERVRPGDVLVAMGSSGVHSNGYSLVRHVLLDQGGLDLTATPDVLGGRTLGEELLTPTRIYALDCLALAAGGGAHAFAHITGGGLAGNLARVLPPGTAATVDRATWAPQPVFDLVRTTGDVSRADLELAFNLGVGMVAVVPAARVQDAVGLLTDRGVPAWPIGDVREAASTQPGEVTLVANYAGPASDWV; this is translated from the coding sequence GTGAGCAACGCCTACGCCGGAGCCGGTGTCGACGTCGAGGCCGGTGAGCGCGCCGTGGAGCTGATGAAGGCGTCGGTGGCGCGCACCGACCGTCCCGAGACCCGTGGTGGCCTCGGCGGCTTCGCCGGCCTGTTCGCACTCGACCTCACCCGCCACCCGAAGCCGGTGCTGGCCAGCTCCACCGACGGGGTCGGGACCAAGCTGGTCATCGCGCAGGCGATGGACCGGCACGACACCATCGGCATCGACCTCGTCGCGATGGTCGTCGACGACCTGGTGGTCGTGGGCGCGGAGCCGCTGCTGCTCACCGACTACATCGCCACCGGCAAGGTCGTGCCCGAGAAGATCGCCGCGATCGTGTCCGGCATCGCCGAGGGCTGCGTGCAGGCCGGCTGTGCCCTGGTCGGCGGCGAGACCGCGGAGCACCCGGGCGTGATGGGCGCCGACGAGTACGACATCTCCGGGACGGGCGTGGGCGTCGTCGACGCCGACGCGGTGCTGGGGTCCGAGCGGGTGCGCCCGGGGGACGTCCTCGTCGCGATGGGGTCGAGCGGCGTGCACTCCAACGGATACTCGCTCGTGCGGCACGTCCTGCTCGACCAGGGCGGGCTCGACCTCACCGCCACGCCGGACGTCCTGGGCGGGCGCACCCTGGGCGAGGAGCTGCTCACCCCGACCCGCATCTACGCACTCGACTGCCTCGCCCTCGCCGCCGGGGGCGGCGCACACGCGTTCGCCCACATCACCGGCGGCGGGCTCGCCGGCAACCTGGCCCGCGTGCTGCCGCCGGGCACCGCGGCGACCGTCGACCGCGCCACCTGGGCGCCGCAGCCGGTCTTCGATCTGGTGCGCACCACCGGCGACGTGTCACGGGCCGACCTGGAGCTCGCCTTCAACCTGGGCGTCGGCATGGTCGCGGTGGTCCCGGCAGCGCGGGTCCAGGACGCGGTCGGGCTGCTCACCGACCGGGGCGTCCCGGCGTGGCCGATCGGGGACGTGCGCGAAGCGGCCAGCACCCAGCCGGGCGAGGTCACACTCGTCGCGAATTACGCAGGTCCGGCGTCGGACTGGGTCTGA
- the purF gene encoding amidophosphoribosyltransferase has translation MARGDGKLTHNLFDDDKGPQDACGVFGVWAPGEDVAKLTYYGLYALQHRGQEAAGIAVSDGSSLVVYKDLGLVSQVFDEATLATLQGHIAVGHTRYSTTGSTTWENSQPSFRTTPAGTGLALGHNGNLVNTADLADEARAAGIRGSSMGATTDSELLTAMLAARPDVSVEQAASEVLPKLEGAFSLVFMDEHTLYAARDPQGVRPLVLGRLERGWVVTSETAALDIVGASFVREVEPGELVAIDADGLRSQSFAAPKPKGCVFEYVYLARPDTTIAGRSVHSARVELGRRLAREHPAEADLVIPVPESGVPAAIGYAEASGIPYGLGLVKNSYVGRTFIQPSQTIRQLGIRLKLNPLRDVIRGKRLVVVDDTIVRGNTQRALIRMLREAGAVEVHVRISAPPVKWPCFYGIDFASRAELVANGLDNDGIRHSIGADSLGYVSLESMIAATEQPKTRLCRACFDGEYPIAIPATMGGKHVLEGIERSVAVPQLLGREPERSSAWAEDALTRP, from the coding sequence GTGGCTCGTGGTGACGGCAAGCTGACCCACAATCTGTTCGACGACGACAAGGGCCCCCAGGACGCGTGCGGCGTCTTCGGCGTGTGGGCGCCCGGCGAGGACGTCGCGAAGCTGACCTACTACGGGCTGTACGCGCTGCAGCACCGCGGGCAGGAGGCGGCGGGCATCGCCGTGAGCGACGGCAGCTCGCTGGTGGTCTACAAGGACCTCGGTCTCGTCTCGCAGGTCTTCGACGAGGCGACGCTCGCCACGCTGCAGGGGCACATCGCCGTCGGGCACACCCGCTACTCCACGACCGGGTCGACCACGTGGGAGAACTCGCAGCCGAGCTTCCGCACCACCCCCGCGGGCACCGGTCTCGCGCTCGGGCACAACGGCAACCTCGTCAACACCGCCGATCTCGCCGACGAGGCGCGCGCGGCGGGCATCCGCGGCAGCTCGATGGGCGCCACGACCGACTCCGAGCTGCTGACCGCGATGCTCGCGGCGCGCCCCGACGTCAGCGTCGAGCAGGCGGCGAGCGAGGTCCTGCCCAAGCTCGAGGGCGCCTTCTCACTCGTCTTCATGGACGAGCACACGCTCTACGCCGCCCGCGACCCGCAGGGCGTGCGACCGCTGGTCTTGGGGCGGCTCGAGCGTGGGTGGGTCGTGACGTCCGAGACCGCCGCGCTCGACATCGTCGGCGCCAGCTTCGTGCGCGAGGTCGAGCCGGGCGAGCTCGTGGCGATCGACGCGGACGGGTTGCGCTCGCAGAGCTTCGCCGCCCCCAAGCCCAAGGGCTGCGTGTTCGAGTACGTCTACCTCGCCCGCCCCGACACCACCATCGCCGGCCGCAGCGTGCACTCGGCGCGCGTGGAGCTCGGCCGCCGGCTGGCCCGCGAGCACCCGGCCGAGGCCGACCTCGTCATCCCGGTGCCCGAGTCCGGGGTGCCGGCGGCCATCGGCTACGCCGAGGCGTCCGGCATCCCCTACGGCCTCGGGCTGGTCAAGAACTCCTACGTCGGACGCACCTTCATCCAGCCCTCGCAGACGATCCGGCAGCTCGGCATCCGGCTCAAGCTCAACCCGTTGCGCGACGTGATCCGGGGCAAGCGACTGGTCGTCGTCGACGACACGATCGTGCGCGGCAACACCCAGCGCGCCCTGATCCGCATGCTGCGCGAGGCGGGGGCGGTCGAGGTGCACGTTCGCATCTCGGCGCCGCCGGTCAAGTGGCCGTGCTTCTACGGCATCGACTTCGCCTCGCGGGCCGAGCTCGTCGCGAACGGGCTCGACAACGACGGCATCCGCCACTCCATCGGCGCCGATTCGCTCGGCTACGTCTCGCTGGAGAGCATGATCGCCGCGACCGAACAGCCCAAGACGCGGCTGTGTCGCGCCTGCTTCGACGGCGAGTACCCGATCGCCATCCCGGCGACCATGGGGGGCAAGCACGTGCTCGAGGGCATCGAGCGGTCGGTCGCCGTGCCGCAGCTGCTCGGCCGCGAGCCGGAGCGCTCCTCGGCGTGGGCCGAGGACGCCCTCACCCGGCCGTGA
- a CDS encoding sterol carrier family protein: protein MSPRLAAALAEYGAQAAALADWVAALPTPDLERAGILPGWTVRVLVGHVASSKEGLVHHLDTRGEGRAVPAASYVQAYAPAAADIAAASVATTGADGRDELVARLRAPLPTTEIADATVLAGPRGPITALDFARTRVLDLVVHCDDASRSLPGHDPVPLLRPALATTVRVLAEILAAQAPGRSVELRVPPFVAVQAVPGPRHTRGTPPNVVETDAVTWLRLATGRLDFAAAVAAGTVRATGPRSDLAGFLPVLA from the coding sequence ATGAGCCCGCGGCTGGCCGCGGCGCTCGCCGAGTACGGCGCGCAGGCGGCGGCGCTCGCCGACTGGGTCGCCGCGTTGCCGACGCCGGACCTCGAGCGGGCCGGCATCCTGCCCGGCTGGACGGTGCGGGTGCTCGTCGGGCACGTCGCGAGCAGCAAGGAGGGATTGGTCCACCACCTCGACACCCGCGGCGAGGGCCGGGCCGTGCCCGCGGCGTCCTACGTGCAGGCGTACGCGCCCGCGGCCGCCGACATCGCGGCGGCCAGCGTCGCCACGACCGGTGCGGACGGTCGCGACGAGCTGGTGGCGCGGTTGCGGGCGCCGCTGCCGACCACCGAGATCGCGGACGCGACCGTGCTCGCCGGCCCGCGGGGACCGATCACCGCGCTCGACTTCGCCCGGACCCGCGTCCTGGACCTCGTCGTCCACTGCGACGACGCGTCCCGGTCGCTGCCCGGGCACGATCCCGTCCCGCTGCTGCGCCCGGCCCTCGCCACGACCGTCCGCGTCCTGGCCGAGATCCTGGCCGCGCAGGCTCCGGGCCGCTCGGTGGAGCTGCGAGTGCCGCCGTTCGTCGCGGTGCAGGCCGTGCCGGGACCGCGGCACACGCGGGGCACGCCACCCAACGTCGTCGAGACCGACGCCGTCACCTGGCTGCGCCTCGCGACCGGGCGGCTCGACTTCGCCGCGGCCGTCGCCGCGGGCACCGTCCGTGCGACCGGTCCCCGCAGCGACCTGGCCGGCTTCCTGCCCGTCCTCGCCTGA
- the purL gene encoding phosphoribosylformylglycinamidine synthase subunit PurL, whose translation MSPRVDLDTVEVAGETPDRAQPFKELGMAADEYARVREILGRRPTSSELAIYSVMWSEHCSYKSSIVHLRQFRDKAPATDALLVGMGENAGVVDVGDGWAVTFKIESHNHPSFVEPYQGAATGVGGIVRDILTMGARPVAVMDSLRFGPLQAADTGRVLPGVVAGVGGYGNCLGLPNIGGEIVFDESYIGNPLVNALCAGVMRADGIKLAKADGPGNHVVLFGARTGGDGIGGASVLASATFEAEGETKRPSVQVGDPFAEKVLIECCLEIFAADLVVGIQDLGAAGISCATTELAAAGTGGMDVRLDLVPLRDSGLAPEEILMSESQERMMAVVTPEKLDEFLAVCAKWDVLSTVIGTVTDTGRLRMTWHDELIVDLPPTTAANDGPVYERPIERPLDQDVLVQHDGASLPRPTRGDQLRATVLRLAASPNLADKSWVTDQYDRYVLGNTVLAQPEDAGIVRIDDSTTRGIAIATDGNGRYARLDPYAGAQLALAEAYRNVATTGARPLAVTNCLNFGSPEDPGVMWQFSEAVRGLADGCQALGVPVTGGNVSFYNQTGSTPILPTPVIGVLGVIDDVARRVPQGLRADGAQLYLLGDTRDEFGGSEWAYAVHGFLGGRPPQVDLDRERRLADVLVTAARESLLESAHDLADGGLAQALVEGCLRGNAGARVTLPDADPFVTLFSESAGRVLVSVTRANEERFAQLCQEHGLPSSRLGRVDILEADLAVDGQFRIPLRELRAAWGDTIRRRFEP comes from the coding sequence ATGAGCCCGCGCGTGGACCTCGACACCGTCGAGGTCGCGGGGGAGACGCCCGATCGGGCCCAGCCGTTCAAGGAACTCGGCATGGCCGCCGACGAGTACGCGCGGGTGCGCGAGATCCTCGGCCGGCGCCCCACGAGCTCCGAGCTCGCGATCTACTCGGTGATGTGGAGCGAGCACTGCTCCTACAAGTCCTCGATCGTGCATCTGCGCCAGTTCCGCGACAAGGCGCCCGCGACCGACGCCCTGCTCGTCGGCATGGGCGAGAACGCCGGCGTCGTCGACGTCGGCGACGGCTGGGCGGTCACGTTCAAGATCGAGTCGCACAACCACCCGTCCTTCGTGGAGCCGTACCAGGGCGCGGCGACGGGCGTCGGCGGCATCGTCCGCGACATCCTGACGATGGGCGCGCGGCCCGTCGCCGTGATGGACAGCCTGCGCTTCGGCCCGCTGCAGGCCGCCGACACCGGCCGCGTGCTGCCCGGCGTCGTCGCCGGCGTGGGTGGGTACGGCAACTGCCTCGGGCTGCCCAACATCGGCGGCGAGATCGTCTTCGACGAGAGCTACATCGGCAACCCGCTCGTGAACGCGCTGTGCGCGGGGGTCATGCGGGCCGACGGCATCAAGCTGGCCAAGGCCGACGGGCCGGGCAACCACGTGGTGCTCTTCGGCGCGCGCACCGGCGGCGACGGCATCGGTGGGGCGTCGGTCCTCGCGAGCGCGACGTTCGAGGCCGAGGGCGAGACCAAGCGGCCCAGCGTCCAGGTCGGCGACCCGTTTGCCGAGAAGGTGCTCATCGAGTGCTGCCTGGAGATCTTCGCCGCCGACCTCGTCGTCGGCATCCAGGACCTCGGCGCCGCCGGCATCTCGTGCGCGACGACCGAGCTCGCCGCCGCCGGCACCGGCGGCATGGACGTCCGGCTCGACCTCGTCCCGCTGCGTGACTCGGGCCTCGCGCCCGAGGAGATCCTGATGAGCGAGTCGCAGGAACGCATGATGGCGGTGGTGACGCCCGAGAAGCTCGACGAGTTCCTCGCCGTGTGCGCCAAGTGGGACGTCCTGTCCACGGTCATCGGGACGGTCACCGACACCGGCCGGCTGCGGATGACGTGGCACGACGAGCTCATCGTCGACCTGCCCCCGACGACGGCCGCCAACGACGGCCCGGTCTACGAACGGCCGATCGAGCGGCCGCTCGACCAGGACGTGCTCGTCCAGCACGACGGCGCCTCGCTGCCCCGGCCGACGCGCGGGGACCAGTTGCGCGCGACCGTGCTGCGTCTCGCCGCGTCGCCGAACCTGGCCGACAAGTCGTGGGTCACCGACCAGTACGACCGCTACGTGCTCGGCAACACCGTGCTCGCCCAGCCCGAGGACGCGGGCATCGTGCGCATCGACGACTCCACTACCCGTGGCATCGCGATCGCCACCGACGGCAACGGCCGCTACGCGCGGCTCGACCCGTACGCCGGTGCGCAGCTCGCCCTGGCCGAGGCCTACCGCAACGTCGCGACGACGGGCGCCCGGCCACTCGCGGTCACCAACTGCCTGAACTTCGGCTCGCCCGAGGACCCCGGCGTCATGTGGCAGTTCAGCGAGGCGGTGCGCGGTCTCGCCGACGGGTGCCAGGCGCTCGGGGTGCCGGTCACCGGCGGCAACGTCAGCTTCTACAACCAGACCGGGTCCACGCCGATCCTGCCGACCCCGGTCATCGGTGTCCTGGGGGTCATCGACGACGTCGCCCGCCGCGTCCCGCAGGGGTTGCGTGCCGACGGCGCGCAGCTCTACCTGCTCGGCGACACCCGCGACGAGTTCGGGGGCTCGGAGTGGGCGTACGCGGTCCACGGCTTCCTCGGCGGCCGGCCGCCCCAGGTCGACCTCGACCGCGAGCGCCGGCTGGCCGACGTCCTCGTCACGGCCGCGCGGGAATCGCTGCTCGAGTCCGCACACGACCTCGCCGACGGCGGGCTGGCGCAGGCCCTCGTCGAGGGCTGCCTGCGCGGCAACGCCGGGGCCCGGGTCACGCTGCCCGACGCCGACCCGTTCGTGACGCTGTTCAGCGAGTCGGCCGGTCGCGTGCTCGTCAGCGTCACCCGGGCGAACGAGGAGCGCTTCGCGCAGCTGTGCCAGGAGCACGGGCTGCCGAGCAGCCGGCTCGGACGGGTCGACATCCTCGAGGCCGATCTCGCCGTCGACGGACAGTTCCGGATCCCGCTGCGCGAGCTGCGCGCGGCGTGGGGCGACACCATCCGTCGACGCTTCGAGCCGTGA
- the purQ gene encoding phosphoribosylformylglycinamidine synthase subunit PurQ, with protein MSARIGVVTFPGSLDDRDAARAVRAAGGEAVALWHADPWLHDVDAVILPGGFSYGDYLRCGAIARFSPVMASVIDGAHNGMPVLGICNGFQVLCEAHLLPGALVRNDHQRFVCRDQTLRVENTRTRWTSDYREGQEIVVPIKNAEGGYVADAATLDALEAEGRVVARYVDGNPNGSQRHIAGISNEAGNVVGLMPHPEHAIDALTGPGTDGLGFFRSLLGVPA; from the coding sequence GTGTCAGCTCGCATCGGCGTGGTCACCTTCCCCGGCAGTCTGGACGATCGGGACGCCGCACGCGCGGTCCGCGCGGCCGGCGGCGAGGCCGTCGCCCTGTGGCACGCCGACCCGTGGCTGCACGACGTCGACGCGGTGATCCTGCCCGGCGGCTTCTCCTACGGCGACTACCTGCGCTGCGGCGCCATCGCCCGCTTCTCGCCGGTCATGGCCTCGGTCATCGACGGCGCGCACAACGGGATGCCCGTCCTCGGCATCTGCAACGGCTTCCAGGTCCTGTGCGAGGCGCACCTGCTGCCCGGCGCGCTGGTCCGCAACGACCACCAGCGCTTCGTCTGCCGCGACCAGACGCTGCGGGTCGAGAACACCCGCACCCGCTGGACGTCGGACTACCGCGAGGGCCAGGAGATCGTCGTCCCCATCAAGAACGCCGAGGGCGGTTACGTGGCCGACGCGGCGACGTTGGACGCCCTCGAGGCCGAGGGGCGCGTGGTCGCGCGCTACGTGGACGGCAACCCGAACGGCAGCCAGCGCCACATCGCCGGCATCAGCAACGAGGCCGGCAACGTCGTCGGGCTGATGCCGCACCCCGAGCACGCCATCGACGCCCTGACCGGGCCGGGCACCGACGGGCTCGGCTTCTTCCGCTCCCTGCTCGGGGTGCCGGCATGA
- a CDS encoding DUF1800 domain-containing protein: MDSEWAAAARLVRRTGFGASGRTVDAVLREGGAAYVRRIVAADPTADAGARRTPPPRFPAVASPRPGGGMSAAQKKQRNAARHDESVQLTGWWLRRMLAVEQPFGEKATFVWHSHFATSLKKVKIASLMLQHNERQRGLATSRFDTLAYTMLLDAATQRWLDNVRNTVTGPNENLSREFMEVFTLGHADGYTEHDVRDGARALTGYKVDPHDGTVSLRPALHDTGAKTVFGHTGDFDAKGFCDAVLARPGCARYVVARLFGRLVSDRAADDATQDRLLAAYGPRRDLAELLVAMFTDHAFDDARDTFVVGPVEWLIGAMRALGVTADSDAELRQTTATLDALGQLPFFPPSVGGWPSGAVWLSTAAADLRFRAAGRLVQHADLDDLTGSPTARVEAIAYRLGIATWSDRTLAVLRGTAGDVRQLAAVALNSPEYLVH; encoded by the coding sequence ATGGACAGCGAGTGGGCCGCAGCGGCACGACTGGTCCGGCGGACCGGGTTCGGTGCATCCGGTCGCACCGTGGACGCCGTGCTCCGGGAGGGCGGTGCCGCCTACGTACGGCGCATCGTGGCGGCGGACCCGACGGCCGACGCCGGAGCCCGCCGAACACCGCCGCCGCGCTTCCCGGCGGTGGCGTCGCCGCGACCGGGAGGGGGCATGTCGGCGGCGCAGAAGAAGCAGCGCAACGCCGCCCGCCACGACGAATCCGTTCAGCTCACCGGATGGTGGCTGCGGCGCATGCTCGCGGTCGAGCAACCGTTCGGCGAGAAGGCGACCTTCGTCTGGCACTCGCACTTCGCGACGTCGCTGAAGAAGGTCAAGATCGCCTCGCTGATGCTGCAGCACAACGAGCGGCAGCGCGGGCTCGCGACCTCGCGGTTCGACACGCTCGCGTACACGATGTTGCTGGACGCGGCCACGCAACGCTGGCTCGACAACGTCCGCAACACCGTCACGGGCCCCAACGAGAACCTGTCGCGTGAGTTCATGGAGGTCTTCACGCTCGGTCACGCGGACGGTTACACCGAACACGACGTGCGCGACGGTGCGCGCGCGCTGACCGGGTACAAGGTCGACCCGCACGACGGCACGGTCTCGCTGCGGCCGGCGTTGCACGACACCGGCGCCAAGACGGTGTTCGGCCACACCGGCGACTTCGACGCGAAGGGCTTCTGCGACGCCGTCCTCGCCCGTCCGGGTTGCGCCCGTTACGTCGTGGCGCGCTTGTTCGGACGTCTCGTCTCCGATCGCGCAGCGGACGACGCCACGCAGGACCGGCTGCTCGCGGCGTACGGTCCCCGCCGCGACCTGGCGGAGCTCCTCGTCGCGATGTTCACCGATCACGCGTTCGACGACGCGCGCGACACCTTCGTGGTGGGGCCGGTCGAGTGGCTGATCGGTGCGATGCGGGCACTCGGGGTCACCGCCGACTCCGACGCGGAGCTGCGGCAGACCACCGCGACCCTCGACGCCCTCGGCCAGTTGCCGTTCTTCCCACCGAGCGTCGGCGGATGGCCGAGCGGAGCGGTGTGGCTGTCGACCGCGGCGGCCGACCTGCGGTTCCGGGCGGCCGGACGCCTCGTGCAGCACGCCGATCTCGACGACCTGACCGGTTCCCCGACCGCGCGGGTGGAGGCCATCGCCTATCGCCTGGGGATCGCCACGTGGTCCGACCGGACGTTGGCGGTGTTGCGGGGAACGGCGGGGGACGTCCGCCAGCTCGCCGCGGTCGCGCTCAACAGCCCCGAGTACCTCGTCCACTGA